From one Nocardioides sp. Kera G14 genomic stretch:
- a CDS encoding TIGR03618 family F420-dependent PPOX class oxidoreductase yields MTSIKDVVPASHHDLLDVAGTAILTTIDSAGRPQTTAVWFRVDEEGRLATSITAERQKFKNMSANPEIDFFFIDPANPFHTLEVRGTVELVKDDENHSGIAAVGERYGMPLEELLKMGSDRYNVIVTPRKVVTNG; encoded by the coding sequence ATGACCTCGATCAAGGACGTAGTCCCCGCCTCCCACCACGACCTGCTCGACGTGGCCGGCACCGCCATCCTCACGACGATCGACTCCGCCGGTCGCCCGCAGACCACGGCCGTCTGGTTCCGCGTCGACGAGGAGGGCCGCCTGGCCACCTCCATCACCGCGGAGCGCCAGAAGTTCAAGAACATGTCGGCCAACCCCGAGATCGACTTCTTCTTCATCGATCCGGCCAACCCGTTCCACACGCTCGAGGTGCGCGGCACCGTCGAGCTGGTCAAGGACGACGAGAACCACTCCGGGATCGCGGCCGTCGGCGAGCGCTACGGCATGCCGCTCGAGGAGCTGCTGAAGATGGGCTCGGACCGTTACAACGTGATCGTGACGCCGCGGAAGGTCGTCACGAACGGCTGA